A stretch of DNA from Triticum dicoccoides isolate Atlit2015 ecotype Zavitan chromosome 2A, WEW_v2.0, whole genome shotgun sequence:
TTGATCAAAGTGAGATAGATGATAGACTGTGTACCCTCAAAAAAGATGATAGACTGTGATAAAGGCTTTTGGCACATGAACAAAATTCGTTGCAAATAAGGTATTTTATGAAAATTAAAATACTGTAGATATTTCGACAATGAAAAAAATAATGTCCAGTTAGACACATAAGTTACACAAACCTTACTTTTGCAAAAACAAATAGAAACTAGTCAATGCGGGCATACCGGTTGTGCGGCAGCGTTGAAAGCTCCTCCTTCACGCGGATCCTCCCCCAAATCGGACGTCGCGGTTGCGCCGTTGGGACGAAGGCTCCGTCTCGACACGCCGGAGAGGCGGCGACGCCGGCTCCGTCTTGACACGGTGGACTAGCGACGAGGGCGGTGTGGACCACAAGGAGAGTCCCCGAGTGACCGCTCGAGGAGGCGCTCCAGGTGCCCATAGTACTCCTCGTCTGTAGGTGCAGCGAAGGCGGGGCTGGGGCCGCCACTGTAGCTCCTTGTCCTCCTCGTTGCTGGAGGAGAGGATGATCTCCTCCTTCCAGGAGGAACCTGGTACCGTGAAGGATGATGGCCCATGAGAGCGATGACGACGACGCCACGATATAGAATGAGATCCAAAGCCACCACCTACTGGCATGGAGAACCAAGACTTCGGCATCAGTGACGGTGGTGAGCGGATACAGAGAAGAGCAGATCGGCAATGATACAGTAGGAAAGGATGTGAGCGGAAAGGAGCTATGGCGTGGATGGCGTCAGGCACATGCTTAAATAGCCGCGACCAGGCGAAGGGAGGGGCAGTCGGCAATGAGGCGCACCGTCTAGAGTAGGCTTCtcggtcgttgagggagtcctggattagggggtgtccggatggccggactataccttcagccggactcctggactatgaagatacaagattgaagacttcgtcccgtgtccggaaggggctttccttggcgtggaaggcaagcttggctgtacggatatgtagatctcctacctccatcaagagggcccgaacctgggtaaaacttcgtgtcccttgcctcctgttaccatccggcctagacgcacagttcgggaccccctacccgagatccgccgggtttgacaccgacattggtgctttcattgagagttcctctgtgtcgtcgccattaggcttgatggctcctacgatcatcaacagcgatgcagtccagggtgagactttcctccccggacagatcttcgtcttcggcggcttcgcactgcgggccaattcacttggccatctggagcagatcaaaaactatgcccctggccgtcaggtcagatttggaagtttaaactacacggctgacatccgcggggacttgatcttcgacgtattcgagccactgccgagcgcgccgcactatcacgacgagcatgatctagctctgccgccgaacagtgccctggaggccgcatccgcatcggcttcgatccttaattcggatccaactgcgccgatcgagaatgggtggttggacgccgcctcggtgctgcgatcccaacggcgatcgagccggacACCAGTCCCGCACTCCGCGAGAATCGTAACTCCAAGGAGCcgtactcctctccggactccgaaccctccgcgcccctgccgatcgaatccgattgggcgccgatcatggagtttactgccgcggacatctttcagcactcgcctttcggtgatattctgaagacactaaagtctctctctttatcaggagagccctggccagactacggtcggcaaggttgggatacggacgatgaagaaattcaaagcccacccaccacccactttgtagccactgtcgacgatttaaccgacatgctcgacttcgactctgaagacatcgacggtatggacgccgatgaaggagacgatgaagaaccagcgcctattgggtccTGGAAAgcaacctcatcatatgacgtatacatggtggacgcaccaaaagatgatgacgaggagcggaaggacgcaccgaaggcttgttccctcgagaagaagtcaaagcggcgacgcaagcgccgccccaaatcccgcctcgacagaaataacgatcacacagacccagcgctggagcagggcgaaccgctgccggacaacggcaatccggataatcaaaccgaacaaacaaattctatcaaagataatggtccggatgacataacgccggacaggcacccggagcagcagaatgcccgtaaaaggcttgttgccaccgcgaggagtcttaaaaagcagaagcaaaggctcaaggctgcgtaagacacactccaaatcagatggaataaaatactcaacacagcagcgaggtacggcgacaatcgcccctccaagagctacccaaagcggaagctactACCTGAATTCAATGAGGAGACCTcaaaccccccacaaccaaatatcaaagcagccacctggccggatagacgacccttcTGCCAACACAGAGCGgcgtacaacgccactcacaatacaacatgcgacccatgcgagggctcgcacccaaaggacggtgcaacaagatccatctatggaccacgcaagcgcgccccagcatacaatgcaacacaacaaacatccgaacaacgtggtacacctagctacaggggtgccgcacaccccctatgtttcaccgatgaggtgctggaccatgaatttccagaaggattcaaacccgtaaacatagagacatacgacggaacaacagaccctggggtctggattgaggactacatccttcatatccatatggctcgaggtgatgatctccacgccatcgagtacttacccctcaagctcaaagggccagctcgtcactagcttaaaagcctccccgaaagctccattgaaagttgggaagagcttgaagacgccttcgggcaaattttcaagggacttatgtccgacctccggatgcggacgatttgagtcatataactcaacagcccagagagtcagcccgaaagctttggaacagtttcttactaaaaagaaccaaattgtcgactgtccgggcgccgaagccttggcagcttttaagcatagcgtccgtgacgaatggctcgccagatacctcggccaaaataagccgagaacgatggccacattaacaagcctcatgacccgcttttgcgcgggtgaggacagctggctagccagatgcagcaccagcgaccccagtacatccgaagttagagatggaaacgggaaatcatggcgcaacagcaataacaaacgccggtataaagaagacagcacgaagggcacgacagtaaacgccggattcaaaagctctcggccaggtcagcaaaagccgccctctaaaggcaccagggatgaactgtccagcctcaacaaaattttggaccaagtatgtcagatccatagtacccctggtaaacctgctaatcatacccacagagaatgttcggtcttcaagcagtccggcaagctcaacgccgtacacaagggggaggatacaccaagtgcagatgaggacgagcctcccaagcaagacactggggaacaaaagaaatttctaccagaagtcaaaacagtaaacgtgttacacgtgatcaagggaaaaacaacgcggcactcccaggaaaatatacccaagtgcctgtcactgcgaagtcctaccactggtcgtttcaaccgatcactttcgaccatcgcgattactcagcaagtatccctgGTATTAgatccagtaattggcggatatcacttcacacgagttttgatggacggtggcagcaatctaaacctaatatatcaggatgcaatccacgggatggggttagacccaacaaaaattcgccatagcaatactacctttaaaggagtaacgccaggcctcggggctcgttgtacgggctccctcctactacaagttatattcggctcccccgataacttccgtcgcgagcatttaaccttccacatcgctccgttccaaagtggctatcaagcactgctcggacgcgaagctttcgctcgctttaatgcaataccacactacgcctccctcacactcaagatgcccggtccacgtggcatcatttcagtgaccggaaatatcaagcgatctctgcgcgccgaagagagtgcggctgccctgGCACCCGCACACTAAAGGcccccggaccagcgaaagcatccaataggtcgtcaagacctcagacacaactaatcaagtccggcgccgctatttataccgaataagtggtcacacccctatttgtcaatacaaggggctcaacgcgcgcagacaagtggcaagtttttctcatcttgaattatacatggtttctttaaaaactatctttttgcacgacaaccttttcacctaaattcctctcttttacagacgatcatcgtgctacacccgtccaggatacggcacaacggagacacaggcgcaaacgtgcagcatgGACCCActctaaggattctttttagattaagaccctgcgcaaaccctttttactgtctcttgttggtaCATATCCACcgctgagaaggatgctgacgtcttggcatgtggccacgccagaacaatgcacgtacctggacacaaggggcttcttacaaaggccattattcaggcccggtttataccacaaagaccgaataccttagggagtgtttggcgtcgcgagtttgaccttatatgcatcagctccgaatcattgtctttggtcaaatgttgggtttgcccggctcctgtgttttggtgccttacgttccactttaccggctaaggtagcaccaggagaactactgcgattgtgccctggttcatccggacgagcacctcagtagagaaagccgaaaactaactgtcatgatatagcatgagaatggtcaaccactcgatgacctgttggaatgttagaattcccccgccttaacgaagggccgttttccggccaggcatgtacgcaccccgagatcaggagagtgcggagccaccaggggctatctagtagccccactgtcaaactcctagggctaagtgaaagtgctaaagccttatagtccggttgcctcgctcgctctgctatcacctccttaataggaccaagacgttgggttaagtgtgaacacgtatTTTTTGCGAGcatctccgcattatatgcgtgggggttgaagccgacggctgcaatctttcaggttatacacatgtatacataaacggccgcccaggaggcatcatattactttcaggcaaaagtataaaaatagccttataaaaaatttataaaagcatttcgcttacaatgagattacatatcactcaaacataatattttttgaccactgggtctctatcaaacgagcaccctcaagaacttcttcaaagtagtgctcagcagccattcggcctatggccgaatcccgcgctgcaacagtggtagcatccatcttcgcccagtatgatttaacacaggcaaaggccatccgtgagtcctctatgcacgccgacctcttcatcgcatcaatgagcggcaccacgtcaaggagctgctgcaccaagctgaaatagctgttcggttttggccttttcggccatagctgatccacaacagacgtcatgcatggcgagtccggacaacctattcagttcggcccattcggctaattggtcagtcaatgaaagcggacactcgggagaatggaattgtgcctaaaacagctggtccacttcatggtccgtctgaccctggaagtacttggccgcatcggcagcgctcgccgccaaatccatatacacatccttcgaactccacagccgatccagagaggcataccgtggatctccgaacttcctccgcaacataaaggatttcccagttacaatatccccggcttcccgcagctcctccttcttcaccctcatagcagagcggatgtcttttctcgtcacagcagccttctcaaggtccgatgccttcgctaggttttccttttcaagaacccggcaacggtcggcggcggcttttaattctatggccatcttggccatcttatcccggctctcgccatgcgtggccttctcggttttcaactcttcggccgccttcaaagcagccgcattactaaacctcgcttgttccttggctcgggcaagttctgcccgcaaggcttcaacagtggcagctccatctgtagtcacaacatattaaagatactggcatcatgctgctcttactatgtggagtttaccagataatgacacttaccctgtgcctcatcaagccttttgttaacaagctcgatgtcggcgtctgccgcatccaactgccgttttaaatgggcaaactcgctagtccggctagctaccggagcttccatcacctgcacatagaggcagtatggctattacctgggaatatgatcctctgttcgtcgtcgtttccgatgacaaccagagtctcaggggctactatctacacagggcacacctagcatgtgcaggactatcatacattattttacgtacctcaaagcctgtcagtagactcataaaagcttcatgcaatccgctttcggcggacgagattctctccatcaccgtattcatcagcacacggtgttcatctgagatggccgctcgccccaccaactccctcagaacatccgatcgcgcaccagacggtgccggactcttttttccgctctctttgggagccggacactgggagcttcgggggtcaatgggattatcttctggcctcaccggacccggagaggccctacgcgatgacacttcggggtcgaccgcttccggagcggaggagtccggagggggcgtttcgctctccatcatctctggaagaagatcccccgaagacgagctcatttgagaagggctaaggcccgaactgcaaagatatatgcggtggttattttctcagaagaaaacgatggcatacctgtactattaaagtatatcgggtcacttacgactcgctggagagttgatccccccgcggactttgtgcggcaaaagcaccccccccccaaggtaggaccctcagcgggagacttcttctcccgtttggaagcttcggcgtcCAAATCCCCGGGCGcactccttttcctcctccggtcgtcttccttcatggagacgctcgctccctcggttagaatgggcagcgttgggggcccgcgtccaccCGTATTATCcttcccagtatcttccttcaagggctccgggcaaggtgcgacctggagcatcttttccaataccggattgtccaaaccctcagggaggggggccgaacaccgaatcaacttcgcctttgttagccagtcctggtcaaaaagcaaactctcagaaataacttcataacaaatgagagatagtatgttcggtcggaagattccttacctgttcggcggcgcggttactgctcaggcccacgtccttggtgatttccggacactctacctgaggtccgaaaaatgacttgtacatctcctcgtgcgtcaggccgaggaaattttggatgacacgcggtccctcgggattgaactcccacaagcaaaGGGGCCGGCGTTCGCAAGGCtggcttgacgaaccagcataacttatattaccgcaaccaaactaaaatctccattgaagagatctcgaatgcggctttgcagtataggcatgtcCTTGGTTGGGCCCCAGCTCAgaactctgctgatccatgacatcagttgtggtggagggcccgagcggaaaacaggggcggccgcccacttggcacttctaggagccgtgatgtagaaccactcctgttgccacaattcagacacctctggaatggaacctttaggccatggagctcccgtcatcttgcatattgaggcacctccacacgctgcatgttgcccctcgatcatcttcggttttacttcaaaggtcttgagccacaagccaaagtgaggggtaacccggaggaaggcctcacacgacaataaatgtcgtgatatgaagaaaggagtccgaagctagatcatggaagtctagcccgtaataaaacatcaagcccctgacgaaagaatccagagcaaggcctagacctcggaggaagtgggagacgaacacgacgctctcgttgggtttgggagaggggacggcctgccctcgggcaggcagccgatgcacaacctcggcggtcagatatctggcctcccttaactttttgatgtcttcttccgtgacggaggaaggcacccatcggccttgaaggctagatccggacatgattaaaGGTTCGgaacacctgacctgaactttgggtgtttgagcttgaggagggggaaggattcgattgagcacgggagggaaaaaagtaaaagccttgtccctttataaagagggtgaatatcaagcatcctctccgtggccgtttggacttgcctatagtctaggagtcctaaaagcggttgggttacccacacccgtattgatgagaatcccagaataagaggacacgatctctgctttaataagacgtgccaaggaaaccgcctcgcgtgacACGCTGATGTGGGataataaaatgattcgaataaaggcttggccgtgatgcgtcacactacggaatacgcagcaaattagatttgtgtaaatattattctctctatggcaatatgtggaaacttattttgcagagccggacactatctttgtgttcaaaatcttctatgaagtacttggaggaggaacccgccttgcaatgccgaagacaatctgcgcgccagactcgtcgtcattgaagcctggttcaggggctactgagggagtcctggattagggggtgtccggatggccggactataccttcagccggactcctgaactatgaagatacaagattgaagacttcgtcccatgtccggaaggggctttccttggcgtggaaggcaagcttggtgatacggatatgtagatctcctaccattgtaaccgactttgtgtaaccctaaccctctccggtgtctatataaaccggagggttttagtccgtaggacaagatagagaacaacaatcataccataggctagcttctagggtttagcctcttcgatctcgtggtagatctactcttgtactacccatatcatcaatattaatcaagcaggacgtagggttttacctccatcaagagggcccgaacctgggtaaaacttcgtgtcccttgcctcctgttaccatccggcctagacgcacagttcgggaccccctacccgaggtccgccggttttgacaccaacagtcgtCATCTCAACATTAAAGGGGCGCCGCTCGCTCGTATGGCTATTgtaggtcactattcacactattttgatcaaaattttgtcttttttgaaaGGAAGTCAAAGGGGGGATTTCTTTTTGTGAATTGTTTCTCACAAGTACAATgtaaggtcaagtttatttcaaaaatattttcaggttttttttttactttttgttgAATTACTATTTTTTATATAGGGTGTATATCTCCCCATAGAACAAAAGTTCCCCTCCCATTTAGATCACTGGTTGAACAGagtaagaaagaaaaaggaaaatctaaaaagaaaattTTACACGGATCTCAATGTATGATCTCACGAATATAACACCCACTGAGAAATTTTGAAACGGAGTAGAAAAAGAAAGCCAAATGTAGTTTGTGGAAAGTGCAAAAACGAATGTGGTTGACATGATGGACAATGAATGAATGCTCTTCATCAGTACTGCGGCAGGGTGCACTCGACGCCGGGTACCTTGCCGGCCTCCTGATCCGCGCAGTAGTCGTAGATTCTGTAATTGTCCTGCACCCACCGCATCCTCCCCCGCTGGTCGCCGGTGAGCCCGCCGCAGGCCCCGAACGCCCCGGCGCAGGTGTAGACGCAGTCGCCGCCGTAGCACTCGCAAACATCAAGATCAATGCCGCGGTAGCTGGCGACGAAGGGCGCGCGACTCCAGTCGGCCCTGACGCGGCCGCCCTGCGTGGCCCAGTCCTCGGCCGCCCAGATGCTGGAGTAGGCGTACATGGGGCGGCTCGTCGGGAACGCCACGCCGTGGGCGTGCTCGTAGTTGCGGAACGCCCTGATGGGCGTCCCGTCGACGTACCAGACGAGCATGCAGGGCGTCCAGGAGATGGTGTAGTTGTGGTAGCCGTCGGTGGGGTCGAACCAGGGGCGGAACTGCATCTCCTTGCCGCCGACGCCGGCGGCGTAGACGTTGGTGTGCAGCGTGTAGGGCTGCCCCGTCTCGTTCCCCAGGAACTCGAAGTCGATCTCGTCGTGGTCGTCCCCCACCGAGGATGTCTGAATCGAACAACAGTATCAATCAATCCTTGGAGAATATATAGGTATATGGACCAGAAAACAAAAGTCGGTGCAGATAAGATGATTGGGAGCAGGCCGGCTACTTACGTAGTACGTCGTGACGGTGCCAGCGGAGTCGCCCTTAACGAGCTGGATCATGGTCGACACCGTCCCGTATATAAACTGCCGCTTGGACCGGATCATCGAGCCTAACCACCCAAACATTCATTCATTCAGAAGAGAACTCCATGAAAAATACAGAAGTTCTGAGGTTGAAGAAAGACCTGAGGAGTTGctgacgagggcgagggagaggctgttgccgccgtcgtaGGTCCAGCAGTTCTGGGGCTCCCACGTAGCGTCGCATTCCTCCAAGAAGTTGCCGCCGGACACGAGGCCAAGAACCGAGGCAAGAGCTACTAGCACTGCAGCCAACGCTTCCGGCTTCCCCATCTTTCCTTTAGCTGGACGAACACCTCCAGATCGACTACCTATTATGTATATCTGTAGAATCAGTGTTTTGTCTTCAGAGGTTGATAGACGAGACAGGGATATATAGTGCCTTGAGCACGTCGGAAAATGATATCGACGGGTGGATTGGAGGCGTGTGGAATGATGGGGAGAGGAAAGTAAGGCTGGGTGGTGTCGCGGACACGTAGCCTCATCACTTTGCTTCGGCGACGTGCCTGACATGGCAGGCAGGGCATACTTGTGCCGGACGTCTCGAAGGCATCGGGCCGTTGCCCCTCTCACCGGCATCATTGTTCCGCTGCCCGGCGACCGGCGTGAATCATTCTTTCCTCTAGAAAGCCAAAATGAGAACGAAGAAAGACAAATCGTTTCTTAGTTTACACATACACATATGTTTCTCCGATCGCGTTTGATAATAATTATATATAAAAATGGACGAAATGTCGTTGTGAACATATATGTTTCTCCAAGCTGTCGTTGTGAACATAATCTTGATTATTGAGAAAAGAGAAAAGTATAATTTTCATCCCTCGACTCTTCACGGAGTTTAGATTTGGTCCATCAACACCAGAATCGAACAACCCCCGCCCCTCTCCCCAACTACTGAAACTAGACAAGGTTCTTCCCTGGTCTTTGTTTTGACCGATTTTGGTGTTGACTCACCccagttttgaccgtgctgactCAAATTCATGTAGTttatttcaaatccatgaactttttttaaattcagATTTATTTTTTCAGGTATCTATACTTTTTACAAGTTCATGTACTTCCAAAATTCTCGCATTTTTTTAAATCCTTGTTTTTTTTCAAAGCCGCGTACTTTTTTCAAGTACACGTAATTTTATCAAATTCGCATACTTTAACCATGGTACTTATTCAAACCCATGAACTTTTGAAATTCACATAATTTATTCAAGTTCGCGTGTTTTTTTAAATCCATGTGCGTTTTCCATTTCGCATACCTTTTTGAGATCCTCGTACCCTTTTCAAGTATGCATACTTTTTTCAAATCCACATACTTtttaaaagttcacaaatttttacAAGTTCACGAACTTTTTCCAAATAAAGTATGTGAATTTGAAAAATTACATATACTTGAAAAATGTATGCAAATTTAAGAAAAGTATATGGATTTCAGAAAAGTTGACAGATTTGAAAAAAATACGCGAACGTGAGAAAAGTATGTGAATTTAGGAAAAGTTCATGTATTTGAAAATAGTACGCGAACTTGAGTCCTCACAGTCAAAACAAAGGTGAGTTATCACGAAACAGGAGATGGAGTGCATGTTATGCCAGAGAACATCTCTTCCTACTCGTCGGATGCCATTGAAAGGGTGAAGAAAATGatggaaggaggagatggggaacCACGGAGTGGTGTGATTCTTGCCGACATCTGGCCTCCTTTAAATAGTGAGCGGACGGGAGGAGCTTGCCCGAGGTTGTGTTTAAGAAAGAATTCCCTATTTAACACTATCTTAAATGTTGTTTTCCTATTTGACACCGAAAAACTTTTTCTTCCCTATCTAATATCGACTCTAATTTTTTTTGTCCTTTATAACACTTTCATCCGTTTTGAGCCTCAACGATgttaaatgacacctgaaaagatcATTTTGCCTTTCATGTGGTATGTGATCAAAGTTTGTGCATGGAGCTCGTGTGGCGGCGGCTCGCACATCCGCTGTACTGGCAGGACGCATATCTTGTGCAGCTCGCGCCGTGGTGTGCAGCCGGCCGGCGACAGACGGCCAGCGGAGCTGTGGAACAACGGGGCGCACGGGCCAAAGATGTTAGAGGCACGCGACGGCTGGGAGAAAAACGTTTGGCAACCGAGAGGGCGCACGATGGACGGCAGAGTCACCGGCGTTGTGTCCGACTTGTGTCCGCGGTCGGAGACACCGGCTCATCCGGGCCGGTTGGATGCATGCTCTACACAATGGGTGGCCAACGGGGCCGTGATGCGGCACGGCGGAGGGCATGGCGGGCATCCTTGGTCGCATGTCCTGTGTCAGCCAGCGTGGCAACCTGAGCCTGCATCATGCACATCCTGGCCACAACAGCAAGGCAGTACTTGTACACGCTGTACACAAGAGCTAACGGGATCACTTGATTGATTTTCTTTTAAAGTTGGCTCACGCACCTAGCAACCGAACCGGCTGGATAAACACATGCAGCTAGTCAGCTATGTAGCATACAACAAACAAGCTGGTTGGACATGTCTTCTTTGCCATTATTAGCATCTATTTTAATTTTGGTCACATACCATATGAGGGGTAAAAAGGTCTTTTTAGGTGTCGTTTAACACCGTGAAGGCGTAAAATGGACGAAAGTGTTATACagggcat
This window harbors:
- the LOC119358892 gene encoding xyloglucan endotransglucosylase/hydrolase protein 15-like, whose translation is MGKPEALAAVLVALASVLGLVSGGNFLEECDATWEPQNCWTYDGGNSLSLALVSNSSGSMIRSKRQFIYGTVSTMIQLVKGDSAGTVTTYYTSSVGDDHDEIDFEFLGNETGQPYTLHTNVYAAGVGGKEMQFRPWFDPTDGYHNYTISWTPCMLVWYVDGTPIRAFRNYEHAHGVAFPTSRPMYAYSSIWAAEDWATQGGRVRADWSRAPFVASYRGIDLDVCECYGGDCVYTCAGAFGACGGLTGDQRGRMRWVQDNYRIYDYCADQEAGKVPGVECTLPQY